From one Magnolia sinica isolate HGM2019 chromosome 18, MsV1, whole genome shotgun sequence genomic stretch:
- the LOC131233770 gene encoding uncharacterized mitochondrial protein AtMg00820-like has protein sequence MIFLLWSRKSIQDALSNENSKRAMDEEMEAMYSGDMWKLTNLPSGETLVNCRWVYTVKILPDGSIDRYKAKLVAKRSTQIYGLDVKNMFLHEDLHEEVYMEHFLGMLLKRSRLRYVGSTSLYMD, from the exons ATGATCTTCCTATTGTGGTCTAGAAAG TCAATTCAGGATGCATTGTCAAATGAAAATTCGAAACGAgctatggatgaagagatggaaGCCATGTACTCTGGTGATATGTGGAAGCTAACTAATCTCCCTTCAGGTGAGACTCTAGTCAACTGCAGATGGGTGTACACTGTTAAGATCTTGCCTGATGGGTCAATTGATCGTTACAAAGCCAAGTTGGTTGCTAAGAGATCTACTCAAATTTATGGG TTGGATGTGAAGAACATGTTCCTGCATGAAGACCtacatgaagaagtctacatGGAACACTTCTTGGGTATGTTGCTCAAGAGGAGTCGTCTAAGGTATGTAGGTTCAACAAGTTTATATATGGATTGA